In Microbacterium foliorum, the following proteins share a genomic window:
- a CDS encoding ABC transporter ATP-binding protein, which produces MTSAAIAVRGLEKSYKDLHVLRGVDFEVEKGSIFALLGSNGAGKTTVVRILSTLLKSDAGTAVVQGVDVAADPLAVRQKISLTGQFAAVDEILTGRENLVLVAKLRHLPDAAKVADDLLTRFRLTDAGARKVGTYSGGMRRRLDIAMSLVGHPEMIYLDEPTTGLDPESRIEVWDVITELANTGTTVLLTTQYLDEAEQLADRIAILHEGRIIANGTLAELKRLLPAAKVEYVEKQPTLEEIFLTLVGPKSGSTTGKENAA; this is translated from the coding sequence ATGACCAGCGCCGCCATTGCCGTTCGCGGCCTCGAGAAGTCCTATAAGGATCTTCACGTGCTGCGCGGCGTCGACTTCGAGGTCGAGAAGGGATCCATCTTCGCCCTGCTCGGCTCGAACGGCGCAGGAAAGACCACCGTGGTGCGCATCCTCTCGACGCTGCTGAAGTCGGATGCCGGCACAGCCGTCGTGCAGGGAGTCGACGTCGCCGCCGATCCGCTCGCCGTGCGGCAGAAGATCAGCCTGACCGGGCAGTTCGCTGCGGTCGACGAGATCCTGACCGGACGAGAGAACCTCGTGCTGGTCGCGAAGCTGCGGCACCTGCCCGACGCCGCGAAGGTGGCGGACGACCTGCTTACGCGGTTCCGCCTGACGGATGCCGGCGCTCGCAAAGTCGGCACCTACTCGGGCGGCATGCGCCGTCGCCTCGACATCGCCATGAGCCTGGTCGGACATCCCGAGATGATCTACCTAGACGAACCGACGACCGGACTCGACCCCGAGTCACGCATCGAGGTGTGGGACGTCATCACGGAGCTCGCGAACACCGGCACCACGGTGTTGCTCACCACGCAGTACCTCGACGAGGCCGAGCAGCTGGCCGACCGCATCGCGATCCTCCACGAGGGCCGGATCATCGCGAACGGCACCCTCGCAGAGCTCAAGCGCCTGCTGCCCGCGGCGAAGGTCGAGTACGTCGAGAAGCAGCCCACCCTCGAGGAGATCTTCCTCACCCTCGTCGGCCCGAAGTCGGGCTCCACAACCGGAAAGGAGAACGCAGCATGA
- a CDS encoding ABC transporter permease, translated as MDGFRIPLGSWIATGVDWIKTNLDGLLDVISFVVSFLVDGLTRALLSPHFVVIIVIAAFIAWLVRSWQLAIGTVISFVLIVAMGLWVPAMQTLALVLVAAVIAVLIAVPLGIWSARNATVRAVLKPVLDFMQTMPAFVYLIPAIVFFSIGVVPGLVATVIFALPPGVRLTELGIRGVDSETVEAGQAFGAKPGQILRGIQLPLAMPTILAGVNQVIMLALSMAVIAGMAGADGLGKIVVEAISTINIAKGVEAGLGVVLIAVFLDRVTAALGDLGSNRSSLLGLLARRRTQKRLAAASASASASADAPASAPASAEAADAKDAADAAERLKESPRRTAVGGGVH; from the coding sequence ATGGATGGTTTCCGCATTCCCCTCGGCAGCTGGATCGCGACAGGGGTCGACTGGATCAAGACGAACCTCGACGGCCTGCTCGACGTCATCTCGTTCGTCGTCAGCTTCCTGGTCGACGGGCTCACCCGCGCGCTGCTGAGCCCGCACTTCGTCGTCATCATCGTGATCGCCGCGTTCATCGCGTGGCTCGTGCGTTCGTGGCAGCTCGCGATCGGCACGGTCATCTCATTCGTGCTCATCGTGGCCATGGGCCTGTGGGTGCCGGCGATGCAGACGCTCGCCCTGGTGCTCGTCGCCGCGGTGATCGCTGTGCTGATCGCGGTGCCGCTCGGCATCTGGTCTGCCCGCAACGCCACCGTGCGTGCGGTGCTCAAGCCCGTGCTCGACTTCATGCAGACCATGCCGGCGTTCGTCTACCTGATTCCGGCGATCGTGTTCTTCAGCATCGGTGTGGTTCCCGGACTCGTCGCGACCGTGATCTTCGCGCTGCCCCCCGGTGTGCGACTGACCGAGCTCGGCATCCGCGGAGTCGACTCCGAGACCGTCGAGGCGGGCCAGGCGTTCGGCGCCAAGCCGGGTCAGATCCTGCGCGGCATCCAGCTTCCGCTCGCGATGCCGACCATTCTCGCCGGCGTCAACCAGGTCATCATGCTCGCGCTGTCGATGGCGGTCATCGCCGGTATGGCGGGTGCTGACGGCCTCGGAAAGATCGTCGTCGAGGCGATCTCGACCATCAACATCGCCAAGGGCGTCGAGGCGGGTCTGGGCGTCGTGCTCATCGCCGTCTTCCTCGACCGCGTCACGGCAGCGCTCGGCGACCTGGGCAGCAACCGCTCGTCGCTGCTCGGCCTGCTGGCGCGTCGTCGCACGCAGAAGCGCCTCGCCGCGGCATCCGCATCGGCATCGGCATCGGCCGACGCTCCGGCATCCGCTCCCGCATCGGCTGAGGCAGCCGATGCGAAGGATGCCGCAGACGCGGCCGAGCGACTGAAGGAATCCCCACGTCGCACCGCCGTCGGCGGTGGCGTGCACTGA
- a CDS encoding glycine betaine ABC transporter substrate-binding protein — protein sequence MKKKLLTIAAIGAAATLTLAGCSGDGTGGTGGGSGGGDTGSGDKGTITLGFLPSWTDGLSTAYLLQDQLEKIGYTVEMKTLTEAGPLYTGLAQGDVDIYPSAWPELTHAEYMKTYGDDIEDLGAYYENAKLTLAVPEYSDLNSIEDLAGKGAELDGKIFGIEPGAGLTAQTQKMMPEYGLDGEYELVTSSTAAMLTELKSATDKQEDIVVTLWRPFWANDAFPVKDLEDPKGAMGEAEALHFLGTKGFAEEYPEAAELIEQIKLDDAQYGSLEDMVVNEFGEGKEADAVDAWLEEHGDDFDWVVTE from the coding sequence ATGAAGAAGAAGCTCCTGACCATCGCGGCGATCGGCGCCGCAGCGACCCTGACCCTGGCCGGATGCAGCGGTGACGGCACCGGCGGCACCGGTGGCGGCTCGGGCGGCGGCGACACCGGATCGGGCGACAAGGGCACGATCACGCTGGGCTTCCTGCCCTCGTGGACCGACGGCCTGAGCACCGCCTACCTGCTGCAGGATCAGCTCGAGAAGATCGGCTACACGGTCGAGATGAAGACGCTGACCGAGGCGGGCCCGCTGTACACCGGACTCGCTCAGGGTGACGTCGACATCTACCCGTCGGCCTGGCCCGAGCTCACTCACGCCGAGTACATGAAGACCTACGGCGATGACATCGAAGACCTCGGCGCGTACTACGAGAACGCCAAGCTGACGCTCGCGGTTCCCGAGTACTCCGACCTGAACTCGATCGAGGATCTCGCGGGCAAGGGCGCCGAGCTCGACGGCAAGATCTTCGGCATCGAGCCGGGCGCCGGCCTCACGGCGCAGACCCAGAAGATGATGCCCGAGTACGGTCTCGACGGCGAGTACGAGCTCGTCACCTCGTCGACCGCGGCGATGCTCACCGAGCTGAAGTCCGCGACCGACAAGCAGGAGGACATCGTCGTGACGCTGTGGCGTCCGTTCTGGGCCAACGACGCCTTCCCCGTGAAGGACCTCGAAGACCCCAAGGGCGCCATGGGCGAGGCCGAGGCCCTGCACTTCCTCGGCACGAAGGGCTTCGCCGAGGAGTACCCCGAGGCGGCTGAGCTGATCGAGCAGATCAAGCTCGACGACGCGCAGTACGGCTCGCTCGAAGACATGGTCGTGAACGAGTTCGGCGAGGGCAAGGAAGCGGATGCCGTCGACGCGTGGCTCGAAGAGCACGGCGACGACTTCGACTGGGTCGTCACCGAGTAA
- a CDS encoding ABC transporter permease, with the protein MSTHFVADTATLTGRSMRHIFRSPDTIITTAVTPIALMLLFVYVFGGALRESTGAENYVNYLLPGILLIAIASGIAYTAFRLFNDLQSGIFERFHSMPIARSSVLWAHVLTSLTANGITLAIIFGVGFLMGFRTGADPLAWLAVIGILFLFTLALTWLAIIAGLSAKTVDGASAFSYPLIFLPFISSAFVPTETMPGPVRWFAENQPVTSIVDTIQALFAEKPVGTEIWVALAWCVGILIVAYVFAIIAYRKKVS; encoded by the coding sequence ATGAGCACGCACTTCGTCGCCGACACCGCGACACTCACCGGCCGCTCGATGCGGCACATCTTCCGCAGCCCCGACACCATCATCACGACGGCGGTCACGCCGATCGCCCTGATGCTGCTGTTCGTGTACGTCTTCGGCGGCGCACTCCGCGAGAGCACCGGCGCCGAGAACTACGTGAACTACCTGCTTCCCGGCATCCTGCTCATCGCCATCGCATCCGGCATCGCCTACACGGCGTTCCGGCTCTTCAACGATCTGCAGAGCGGCATCTTCGAACGGTTCCACTCCATGCCGATCGCGCGATCGAGCGTCCTCTGGGCGCACGTCCTCACCTCGCTCACCGCCAACGGCATCACGCTGGCGATCATCTTCGGCGTCGGATTCCTGATGGGATTCCGCACCGGAGCCGACCCGCTCGCGTGGCTCGCCGTCATCGGCATCCTGTTCCTCTTCACCCTCGCCCTCACCTGGCTGGCCATCATCGCCGGTCTGAGTGCGAAGACGGTCGACGGGGCGAGCGCCTTCTCATATCCGCTGATCTTCCTGCCGTTCATCAGCTCGGCGTTCGTGCCGACCGAGACCATGCCCGGCCCGGTGCGATGGTTCGCCGAGAATCAGCCGGTCACCTCGATCGTCGACACCATCCAGGCGCTGTTCGCCGAGAAGCCGGTCGGCACCGAGATCTGGGTCGCCCTCGCCTGGTGCGTCGGCATCCTGATCGTCGCCTACGTGTTCGCGATCATCGCCTACCGCAAGAAGGTCAGTTGA
- a CDS encoding lipase maturation factor family protein encodes MDGFAAVDFGFAREVLQRGIAALYLVAFLSTLNQFRALLGEHGLLPAPVLLDWIGEKSERRRMLHPTLFLRIRYSDRRLALLCGAGIVVSALLVIGVPQWGPPWVPMLCFLALWFGYMSVVSIGQTFYSFGWEMLLLEAGFLAAFLGSNDQPPPTVVIVLFWWLLFRVEFGAGMIKIRGGQEWRDLTALTYHHETQPMPGPLSRQAHLLPRWFHRGEVVGNHFAQLVVPFFVFAPLLSAWVPGPVPQIIGAVAAVIVIATQVWLVATGNFAWLNWVTIVIAFSAIGMPVGERADPDGTLWPGIPLYWFVITTAVGLLVVTLSWPSLRNLFAHRQLMNASFNRWQIGNAYGAFGTVTKERIEIVVEGSVDDDGLLWREYEFKGKPGDVRRVPRQFAPYHLRLDWLMWFLPVGRSLDDWFTVFLLRLLEADAPTLALLRTDPFDGEQPRWVRAVSYRYRFATRTERRSDGVVWVRTRRRIVLGPLGLK; translated from the coding sequence GTGGACGGGTTCGCGGCGGTCGACTTCGGGTTCGCTCGCGAGGTCCTGCAGCGGGGCATCGCGGCGCTGTATCTCGTCGCGTTCCTCTCGACCCTGAATCAGTTCCGTGCGCTCCTCGGCGAGCACGGACTGCTGCCGGCGCCGGTGCTGCTGGACTGGATCGGCGAGAAGAGCGAGCGGCGGCGGATGCTGCATCCGACCCTCTTCCTCCGCATCCGATACTCCGATCGGCGACTCGCGCTGCTCTGTGGGGCAGGGATCGTCGTGTCGGCGCTGCTCGTGATCGGCGTCCCGCAGTGGGGGCCGCCGTGGGTGCCGATGCTGTGCTTCCTCGCGCTGTGGTTCGGATACATGTCGGTGGTCAGCATCGGTCAGACCTTCTATTCGTTCGGCTGGGAGATGCTGCTGCTCGAGGCGGGGTTCCTGGCCGCGTTCCTCGGCTCGAACGACCAGCCGCCGCCGACCGTCGTGATCGTGCTGTTCTGGTGGCTGCTGTTCCGGGTCGAGTTCGGCGCCGGCATGATCAAGATCCGTGGCGGGCAGGAGTGGCGCGACCTCACGGCCCTGACCTATCACCACGAGACGCAGCCGATGCCGGGTCCGCTCAGCCGTCAGGCGCATCTGCTGCCCCGGTGGTTCCACCGCGGCGAGGTCGTCGGCAACCACTTCGCGCAGCTGGTGGTGCCCTTCTTCGTGTTCGCGCCGCTGCTGTCGGCGTGGGTTCCCGGGCCGGTGCCGCAGATCATCGGGGCTGTGGCCGCCGTCATCGTGATCGCGACGCAGGTGTGGCTCGTCGCCACCGGCAACTTCGCGTGGCTGAACTGGGTGACGATCGTCATCGCCTTCTCGGCGATCGGGATGCCGGTCGGCGAGCGAGCGGATCCGGACGGGACTCTCTGGCCCGGCATCCCGTTGTACTGGTTCGTGATCACCACCGCCGTGGGACTGCTCGTCGTGACACTGAGCTGGCCGTCCCTGCGCAATCTGTTCGCGCACCGTCAGCTGATGAACGCGAGCTTCAACAGGTGGCAGATCGGCAATGCCTACGGAGCGTTCGGCACCGTGACCAAGGAGCGCATCGAGATCGTGGTCGAGGGGTCGGTCGACGACGACGGGCTGCTGTGGCGTGAGTACGAGTTCAAGGGAAAGCCGGGTGATGTGCGCCGCGTCCCCCGCCAGTTCGCCCCGTACCACCTGCGACTCGACTGGCTGATGTGGTTCCTGCCTGTCGGGCGCTCACTCGACGACTGGTTCACGGTGTTCCTGCTGCGGCTGCTCGAGGCGGATGCCCCGACGCTCGCCCTGCTGCGCACCGACCCGTTCGACGGCGAGCAGCCTCGATGGGTGCGAGCGGTGTCGTATCGCTACCGCTTCGCGACGCGGACCGAGCGGCGCTCCGACGGTGTGGTGTGGGTGCGCACCCGGCGGCGCATCGTGCTGGGGCCGCTCGGGTTGAAGTAG